The Sediminicola sp. YIK13 genomic sequence ACAAGGAGTACGAATAACTTCTTGTTCATTAGCGTAAAATTAGAAATTTAACATTTAGTGGATTGTACGTTTAACCTAACCTTAACAAAAATGTTAAAATTTATTCCGTAGGCCCTATTTCTTAAGGAATATTTGGTGAAGTTCCTGTACTTTTCTCTTGGTTTCCTCCAAGTTGATGTTTTCAATGACATAAGTGGCAAGTGCCTTCTTATCTGCTTCATCCCATTGGTTATCCATTCTGGACAGGACGTGATGTTCATCTACATTATCCCTTGCCATGACCCGTGCCAGTCTGGTTTCTTTAGGGGCGGCAACCAAGACAGTAGCGTCATACTTATCTTGCATCCCGTTTTCAAATATAATGGCAGCTTCCTGAATGACATATGGGTAATCCTGTTTCCTGACCCAGGCTTCGAAATGTTCTCTAACAGCGGGATGTACTATGG encodes the following:
- the coaE gene encoding dephospho-CoA kinase (Dephospho-CoA kinase (CoaE) performs the final step in coenzyme A biosynthesis.) gives rise to the protein MRLIGLTGGIGSGKSTVAKMFAALGVPVYNSDAEAKLLMGNSKKIKKSIFELFGNEAYLEGNLNREFIAKKVFSDKEALNQLNAIVHPAVREHFEAWVRKQDYPYVIQEAAIIFENGMQDKYDATVLVAAPKETRLARVMARDNVDEHHVLSRMDNQWDEADKKALATYVIENINLEETKRKVQELHQIFLKK